Proteins encoded in a region of the Paramagnetospirillum magneticum AMB-1 genome:
- a CDS encoding phage head-tail joining protein, whose product MTLDEMKAEREKVLARRNSLVARVTVGDRTVQYDLTQANHVLADLDRRIAMLEGKKPRRRILAVATKGL is encoded by the coding sequence ATGACTCTCGACGAAATGAAGGCCGAGCGGGAAAAGGTGCTGGCGAGGCGCAACTCCCTGGTGGCCCGCGTCACGGTGGGCGACCGCACCGTCCAATACGACCTGACCCAGGCCAACCATGTGCTGGCCGATCTCGACCGCCGTATCGCCATGCTGGAGGGCAAGAAGCCCCGTCGGCGCATCCTCGCCGTCGCCACCAAGGGGCTGTGA
- a CDS encoding phage portal protein: MLGSFRRRLGALIGGFEAAQGSRRLKGFQPSRAHVNTLIAAAGSDITARARYLVRNNGYALNAAESWTGNAVGTGIKPSSLIADKDLKALVQQLWLAWTDESDAEELTDFYGQQRRAAREVFIAGEVFFRLRPRRPEDGLTVPLQLQMLPSEMLPLTRTEVLPNGNTIRQGIEFDRIGRRAAYWFLRRHPGDLTDPGMVGEMVRVPAAEIIHVIDPVESGQLRGVSRLAPAIVKLFLLDQYDDAELERKKIAAMYAMFVISPAPADVIDMVPADDGSGDRIVEVQPGQVVPLEPGEQIQTSAPADVGGSYEPFEYRTLLQISAATGIPYAYLSNDMLKANYSNSRMALLEFRRRVEAWQHSVMVHQMCRKVWQRWLDVAVLSGALDIPGYERNRASFIACSWLPPKWDWVDPLKDAKAEIEQIGAGLKSRTQALAERGYDAEQVDAEIATDREREQRLGLTFGSDPSPLLLPPPTS, from the coding sequence ATGCTGGGGAGTTTCCGCCGTCGCCTCGGTGCCCTGATCGGCGGCTTCGAGGCCGCCCAGGGCAGCCGCCGGCTCAAGGGCTTCCAGCCCAGCCGCGCCCATGTCAACACCCTGATCGCGGCTGCCGGTTCCGACATCACGGCGCGAGCCCGTTATCTGGTGCGCAATAACGGCTATGCCCTCAATGCCGCCGAAAGCTGGACCGGCAATGCCGTCGGCACCGGCATCAAGCCGTCATCCCTGATCGCCGACAAGGATCTGAAGGCCCTGGTGCAGCAGCTCTGGCTGGCCTGGACCGACGAGTCCGACGCCGAGGAGCTGACCGATTTCTACGGCCAGCAGCGCCGAGCCGCCCGCGAGGTGTTCATCGCCGGGGAAGTGTTCTTCCGCCTGCGCCCGCGTCGCCCGGAAGACGGCCTGACGGTGCCGTTGCAGCTTCAGATGCTGCCGTCCGAGATGCTGCCGCTGACCCGAACCGAGGTTCTTCCCAACGGCAACACCATCCGTCAGGGCATCGAGTTCGACCGCATCGGTCGGCGGGCGGCGTATTGGTTTCTGCGGCGTCATCCCGGTGATCTCACCGATCCCGGCATGGTCGGCGAAATGGTGCGGGTGCCGGCCGCCGAGATCATCCACGTCATCGACCCGGTGGAATCCGGCCAGCTTCGCGGCGTCTCCAGGCTGGCCCCGGCCATCGTCAAGCTGTTCCTGCTCGATCAGTACGACGACGCCGAACTGGAGCGCAAGAAGATCGCGGCCATGTACGCCATGTTCGTGATCTCTCCGGCCCCGGCCGACGTGATCGACATGGTGCCCGCCGACGATGGTTCCGGCGACCGCATCGTCGAGGTCCAGCCCGGCCAAGTAGTGCCCTTGGAGCCGGGCGAGCAGATCCAGACCTCGGCCCCCGCCGATGTCGGCGGATCGTATGAGCCGTTCGAGTACCGGACGCTGCTGCAGATCTCCGCCGCCACCGGCATCCCCTACGCCTACCTCAGCAACGACATGCTGAAGGCCAATTACTCCAACTCGCGCATGGCGCTGCTGGAGTTCCGCCGCCGGGTCGAGGCATGGCAGCACTCGGTGATGGTCCACCAGATGTGCAGGAAAGTGTGGCAGCGCTGGTTAGATGTGGCGGTGCTGTCCGGGGCGCTCGACATTCCCGGCTACGAGCGCAACCGCGCCAGCTTCATCGCCTGTTCCTGGCTGCCGCCGAAATGGGACTGGGTCGATCCGCTGAAGGACGCCAAGGCCGAGATCGAGCAGATCGGGGCGGGTCTGAAAAGCAGGACGCAGGCACTGGCCGAGCGTGGCTACGACGCCGAACAGGTCGATGCCGAGATTGCCACCGACCGGGAACGCGAACAGCGGCTGGGGCTGACCTTCGGTTCCGATCCGTCACCGCTCTTGCTGCCCCCACCGACATCGTAA
- a CDS encoding S49 family peptidase, with the protein MHDLPHLAARLYGAPLLVARSKLDVILAALGPRLAGQAAPFDGDAIPSDDVEVTPDGIAIIPVVGTLVARSGYLGAASGLTAYSDIAETIEAAATDPGIRAILLDVDSSGGEVGGLFDLVDHIQAIRSQCGKPIWAVADEAALSAAYAIACTADRLYVTQTGEVGSIGVVAVHRDESGADAQAGLAWTFVHAGAAKVDGNPHQPLSDSARAALQADVDALYGKFATLVAERRRLSPDAVRATEAVVYRGDQAVAAGLADKVGTLRQALADLGASLTRPSVRTPVLSRPKETTMSEQTGDIPINETERSTPGAIVPVPGAITAQVEQRLRAEYSEISAIAAQAARLGVTIDPAEAMAKGIRPEALRRTVLEQLAERSEATDVVAAAPAGAAPKSETESPIVRRAREAAARK; encoded by the coding sequence ATGCACGATCTGCCCCATCTCGCGGCCCGTCTCTACGGGGCGCCGCTACTGGTCGCCCGCAGCAAGCTGGACGTGATCCTGGCCGCGCTCGGTCCCCGGCTGGCCGGGCAGGCGGCGCCTTTCGACGGGGATGCCATTCCTTCCGACGATGTGGAGGTCACGCCCGACGGTATCGCCATCATCCCGGTGGTCGGCACCCTGGTGGCGCGGTCGGGCTACCTGGGTGCCGCAAGTGGGCTCACTGCCTATTCGGACATCGCCGAAACCATCGAGGCGGCGGCCACTGATCCCGGCATCCGCGCCATCCTGCTGGATGTGGACTCTTCCGGTGGCGAGGTCGGTGGCCTGTTCGATCTGGTCGACCACATCCAGGCCATCCGCAGCCAGTGCGGCAAGCCCATCTGGGCGGTGGCGGACGAGGCGGCCCTATCGGCGGCCTATGCCATCGCCTGCACCGCCGACCGCCTCTACGTCACCCAGACCGGCGAGGTCGGCTCCATCGGCGTGGTCGCCGTCCACCGCGACGAATCGGGGGCCGATGCCCAGGCTGGGCTGGCCTGGACTTTCGTTCATGCCGGTGCCGCCAAGGTCGATGGCAATCCCCACCAGCCGCTGTCCGACTCTGCCCGCGCGGCCCTCCAGGCCGACGTCGATGCCCTCTATGGGAAGTTCGCCACCCTGGTGGCCGAGCGCCGCCGCCTGTCTCCCGACGCAGTGCGGGCCACCGAGGCTGTGGTCTATCGCGGCGACCAGGCGGTTGCCGCCGGGCTGGCCGACAAGGTCGGTACCCTGCGGCAAGCGCTGGCCGATCTCGGCGCATCCCTGACCCGTCCCTCCGTCCGTACCCCCGTCCTGTCCAGACCCAAGGAGACCACCATGTCCGAGCAAACGGGGGACATCCCTATCAACGAAACCGAACGCTCCACTCCGGGAGCCATTGTTCCGGTGCCCGGCGCAATAACCGCCCAGGTAGAACAGCGCCTGCGCGCCGAATATTCCGAGATCAGCGCCATCGCCGCTCAGGCCGCCCGCCTGGGCGTGACCATCGATCCCGCCGAGGCCATGGCCAAGGGCATCCGCCCCGAGGCGCTGCGTCGCACCGTGCTGGAGCAACTGGCCGAGCGCTCCGAGGCCACCGATGTGGTCGCCGCCGCTCCGGCGGGAGCCGCCCCCAAGTCCGAAACCGAAAGCCCCATCGTCCGGCGTGCCCGCGAAGCCGCCGCCCGGAAATAA
- a CDS encoding head decoration protein, with the protein MHVLTASPTLGDLLKFELNASYSRETVTLKAGTSYPLGSVLGRISASGEYRLSPAAEVVGDEGAEVAVAVLLDAVDATDGVATGLIAARGPVILADTALVFDASVDQPTERAAKIVQLATVGLVARATV; encoded by the coding sequence ATGCATGTGCTGACCGCTTCGCCCACCCTGGGCGATCTGCTGAAGTTTGAACTGAACGCCAGCTACTCCCGCGAGACCGTGACGCTGAAGGCCGGGACCAGTTATCCCCTGGGTTCCGTGCTGGGCCGCATCTCCGCCAGCGGTGAATACCGCCTGTCCCCCGCCGCCGAGGTGGTGGGGGACGAAGGGGCGGAGGTGGCCGTCGCCGTGCTGCTGGACGCGGTGGACGCCACCGACGGCGTGGCCACCGGCCTGATCGCCGCCCGCGGCCCTGTCATCCTGGCCGATACCGCCCTGGTGTTCGACGCCTCGGTCGACCAGCCCACCGAACGGGCCGCCAAGATTGTCCAGCTTGCCACCGTGGGGCTGGTTGCCCGCGCCACCGTCTGA
- a CDS encoding major capsid protein, whose protein sequence is MTQIINPFDVGGYSLAEMTQAINILPNLYTRLGQMGLFRFEGVTQRSVIIEQAEGVLNLLPTVPLGGPATVANRDARSMRSFTVPWIPHDDSITPQDVQGVRGFGVADAADPLATVMERKLTRMRSKHAQTREFMEVNALKGVVRDGGGSTLYDYFSEFGLARQQVDFALGTATTNVQAKIRDVLRKVETELKGETMTSVLALVSPEFFDKLIGHAKVEQAYQYYSSTGAQPLREDVRRRFPFAGMVFEEYSATVTLSTGQTETLIPPGEGIAFPLGTMDTFVTYGAPANLIETVNTLGVPMYARQLARQDGSAIDVKTEASILPVNKRPRLAVRLFSGN, encoded by the coding sequence ATGACCCAGATCATCAATCCCTTCGACGTGGGCGGCTACTCGCTCGCCGAAATGACCCAGGCCATCAACATCCTGCCCAACCTCTATACTCGGCTGGGCCAGATGGGGCTGTTTCGCTTCGAGGGCGTCACCCAGCGCAGCGTCATCATCGAGCAGGCCGAGGGTGTCCTCAACCTGCTGCCCACCGTTCCCCTGGGCGGCCCGGCCACCGTCGCCAATCGTGATGCCCGGTCCATGCGCTCCTTCACCGTGCCGTGGATTCCCCATGACGACTCCATCACGCCCCAGGATGTCCAGGGCGTGCGCGGCTTCGGCGTCGCCGATGCCGCCGATCCCCTGGCCACGGTGATGGAGCGCAAGTTGACCCGCATGCGGAGCAAGCACGCCCAGACCCGCGAGTTCATGGAGGTCAATGCGCTGAAGGGCGTGGTCCGCGACGGCGGCGGGTCCACCCTCTACGATTATTTCAGCGAATTCGGCCTTGCCCGCCAGCAGGTGGATTTCGCCCTGGGCACCGCCACCACCAATGTCCAGGCCAAGATCCGCGACGTGTTGCGCAAGGTGGAGACCGAGCTAAAGGGCGAGACCATGACCAGCGTGCTGGCCCTGGTCAGCCCGGAATTCTTCGACAAGCTGATCGGCCATGCCAAGGTCGAGCAGGCTTACCAGTATTATTCCTCGACCGGTGCTCAGCCGCTGCGGGAAGACGTCCGCCGCCGCTTCCCCTTCGCCGGCATGGTGTTCGAGGAATACAGCGCCACCGTCACCCTTTCCACCGGCCAGACCGAAACCCTGATCCCGCCGGGCGAAGGCATCGCCTTCCCGCTGGGCACCATGGACACCTTCGTCACTTATGGCGCCCCGGCCAATTTGATCGAGACCGTCAACACCCTGGGCGTTCCCATGTATGCCCGGCAATTGGCCCGGCAGGACGGCAGCGCCATCGACGTCAAGACCGAGGCGTCCATCCTGCCGGTCAACAAGCGGCCCCGCCTGGCGGTGCGTCTGTTCTCGGGGAATTGA
- a CDS encoding head-tail joining protein has translation MSAFADAIDDLIADPNMAVAVTYQGSPVRALVRRPDRDIEFSDITVHTGTAVFEIRRGEVPAPQAGDVIVHDGDSFVVQGEPRLDAERLVWTLDTRPA, from the coding sequence ATGAGCGCCTTTGCGGATGCCATCGACGACCTGATCGCCGATCCGAACATGGCCGTCGCCGTGACCTACCAGGGCAGCCCCGTGCGTGCCCTGGTGCGACGGCCCGACCGCGACATCGAGTTCTCGGACATCACCGTCCACACGGGGACGGCGGTCTTCGAGATTCGGCGGGGGGAGGTTCCGGCACCCCAGGCGGGGGATGTGATCGTCCATGACGGCGACAGTTTCGTCGTCCAAGGCGAACCCCGCCTGGATGCCGAGCGGTTGGTCTGGACCTTGGATACGAGACCGGCATGA
- a CDS encoding DUF6441 family protein, whose amino-acid sequence MKLAAAISGDLRKIMAEEIKAAEDAVTAAMRQAADGLKADLRRQVTEAGMGQRLANTWRAELYPKGRNSIKAAGFVFTRAPTIIRAFDQGAVIKSKHGFWLAIPTPAAGTGARGKRMTPGLWEQMHGSRLRFIYRRGAPSLLVAENMRVRTGKRGGFAKGSASALRSGRGMTSVVMFILVPQVSLRKRLDVDGVAERWASALPELIVRNWRN is encoded by the coding sequence ATGAAACTGGCGGCGGCAATTTCCGGCGATCTGCGCAAGATCATGGCCGAGGAAATCAAGGCCGCCGAGGACGCCGTCACCGCCGCCATGCGCCAAGCCGCCGACGGATTGAAGGCCGATCTTCGCCGCCAGGTCACCGAGGCTGGCATGGGCCAGCGCCTCGCCAACACCTGGCGGGCCGAGCTTTATCCCAAGGGGCGCAACAGCATCAAGGCAGCGGGCTTCGTCTTCACCAGGGCTCCCACCATCATCCGCGCCTTCGACCAGGGTGCCGTGATCAAATCCAAGCACGGCTTCTGGTTGGCGATCCCCACGCCCGCAGCCGGCACCGGCGCCCGAGGCAAGCGCATGACGCCCGGCCTGTGGGAACAGATGCACGGCAGCCGGTTGCGATTTATCTACCGCCGGGGTGCCCCCTCGCTGCTGGTGGCCGAGAACATGCGGGTCCGCACCGGCAAGCGGGGAGGCTTCGCCAAGGGCAGCGCCTCGGCGCTCCGCTCCGGGCGCGGGATGACCAGTGTGGTGATGTTCATCCTGGTGCCGCAGGTGAGCTTGAGGAAGCGCTTAGATGTGGACGGCGTCGCCGAACGGTGGGCTTCGGCGCTGCCGGAGCTGATCGTCAGGAATTGGCGGAATTAG
- a CDS encoding Fic family protein, which translates to MPLAEARHKQGHLLGQMQRLGFDLKCEAELRATTEDVIKTSEIEGERLDMASVRSSVARRLGLPDGSVLPPDRKIDGIVEMMLDALRNHAIPLAQQRFFGWHAALFPTGWSGLHKITIGDWRTDSAGPMQVVSGPIERPKVHYEAPPAEQVGSEIEQFLEWFNQPPAMDGLLRSAVAHLWFVTIHPFDDGNGRIARTIADLALAQMEGTGQRFYSMSAQIQRERSHYYEILERTQRGSLDITAWLSWFIQCYGRAIDAAEVAAQGVLGKAEFWRRFTSEPMSARQKAVLNRFMDGFEGNLSAKKWAAIGKCSVDTAQRDINDLLERGILVRNPGGSKRTSYSVAGMPPVTDPNSANS; encoded by the coding sequence ATGCCCCTGGCGGAAGCCCGCCACAAGCAGGGGCATCTGCTCGGCCAAATGCAGCGTCTTGGCTTCGATCTTAAGTGCGAGGCGGAACTCCGGGCTACCACCGAAGACGTGATCAAGACCTCGGAGATCGAGGGAGAACGGCTGGATATGGCCAGCGTCCGCTCTTCGGTAGCCCGGCGTTTAGGGCTGCCGGACGGCAGCGTGCTGCCCCCAGATCGCAAAATCGACGGCATCGTCGAGATGATGCTCGATGCCCTGCGCAATCACGCAATCCCCCTGGCTCAGCAACGCTTCTTCGGGTGGCATGCCGCGCTCTTCCCGACCGGGTGGTCCGGGCTGCACAAGATCACCATTGGCGACTGGCGCACCGATAGTGCCGGCCCCATGCAGGTGGTGTCCGGCCCGATTGAACGCCCCAAGGTCCATTATGAAGCCCCACCAGCCGAGCAGGTCGGGAGCGAAATCGAGCAATTTCTGGAATGGTTCAACCAGCCCCCGGCCATGGACGGCCTTCTGCGCAGCGCCGTCGCCCATCTGTGGTTCGTGACGATCCACCCGTTCGACGACGGCAATGGCCGCATTGCCCGCACCATCGCCGATCTCGCCCTGGCCCAGATGGAGGGCACTGGCCAGCGCTTCTACAGCATGTCGGCGCAGATCCAGCGGGAACGCAGCCATTACTACGAAATCCTGGAGCGGACCCAGCGCGGCAGCCTCGATATCACCGCGTGGCTGTCCTGGTTCATCCAATGCTATGGCCGGGCGATCGATGCCGCCGAAGTGGCGGCCCAGGGCGTGCTGGGCAAAGCCGAGTTCTGGCGGCGCTTCACCTCCGAACCGATGTCGGCCCGGCAGAAGGCCGTCCTCAATCGCTTCATGGACGGATTCGAGGGCAACCTTTCCGCCAAGAAGTGGGCCGCCATCGGCAAATGCTCGGTCGATACCGCCCAACGTGACATCAATGACCTACTGGAACGGGGCATTCTGGTCCGCAATCCGGGCGGCAGCAAACGCACCAGCTATAGCGTGGCCGGGATGCCGCCGGTTACGGACCCTAATTCCGCCAATTCCTGA
- a CDS encoding phage tail tube protein has product MAKTRAYGADCALLAAFEASYGVLPADGYTRLSFKESSLGAERPLGYDPLLGQGRDAQDPFYEAIKDEGDVGVPLDVRALGFWLKGLFGAPATADNGDTTFNHVFTSGGTLPSLAIEIGHAQLAAPKFFRHGGAKLDKLSFDMARSGAANASIGVIAQGETEAATTIDATPATFALKRFSQGSGTIRVGGGQLANVVGGKLSFSNNLERVETIRADGLIDGVDETEATAEGSVDIRFGTDTTLTTAIAAESPVAMEYGFTIPGSAFALTFHLPRVFLPKKKQEIKGPGGIQASYDWRAARDPVAGYLLRVTLVNDVAGY; this is encoded by the coding sequence ATGGCGAAAACTCGGGCCTATGGCGCCGATTGCGCGCTGCTGGCTGCCTTCGAGGCGAGCTACGGGGTGCTTCCGGCCGACGGCTATACAAGGCTGTCGTTCAAGGAATCCAGCCTGGGGGCCGAGCGCCCGCTGGGCTACGACCCGCTGCTGGGTCAGGGCCGCGATGCCCAGGATCCGTTCTATGAGGCGATCAAGGACGAGGGCGATGTCGGTGTGCCGCTGGATGTGCGGGCGCTCGGCTTCTGGCTCAAGGGCTTGTTCGGCGCGCCCGCCACCGCCGATAATGGCGACACTACCTTCAACCATGTCTTCACCTCGGGCGGCACACTGCCCAGCCTCGCCATCGAGATCGGCCATGCCCAACTGGCGGCGCCGAAGTTCTTCCGTCACGGCGGCGCCAAGCTGGACAAGCTGTCCTTCGACATGGCCCGCTCCGGCGCCGCCAATGCCAGCATCGGTGTGATCGCCCAGGGCGAGACCGAAGCGGCCACCACCATCGACGCCACCCCGGCGACCTTTGCCCTGAAGCGCTTTTCCCAGGGCAGCGGCACCATCCGGGTCGGTGGCGGCCAACTGGCCAACGTGGTCGGCGGCAAGCTGTCCTTTTCCAACAATCTGGAGCGGGTGGAGACCATCCGCGCTGACGGGCTGATCGACGGCGTGGACGAGACCGAGGCTACCGCCGAGGGTTCGGTGGACATCCGCTTCGGCACCGACACCACGCTGACCACCGCCATCGCCGCCGAGAGCCCGGTGGCGATGGAATATGGTTTCACCATTCCCGGCTCGGCCTTTGCCCTGACCTTCCATCTGCCCCGCGTCTTCCTGCCGAAAAAGAAGCAGGAGATCAAAGGCCCCGGCGGCATCCAGGCCAGCTACGACTGGCGGGCGGCCCGCGATCCGGTGGCGGGATATCTGCTCCGCGTCACCCTGGTCAACGACGTGGCGGGGTACTGA
- a CDS encoding DUF7697 family protein: MLTGAIGAIRIGPRGGITGLDLPALLIQAEALGYDRPLLVRLLPFVERGMVAGSAKVQTET, from the coding sequence TTGCTGACCGGGGCCATCGGCGCCATCCGCATCGGCCCGCGTGGCGGCATCACCGGGCTCGACCTTCCCGCCTTGCTGATCCAGGCCGAGGCACTGGGTTACGACCGGCCTTTGCTGGTTCGGCTGCTGCCTTTCGTCGAGCGGGGAATGGTGGCCGGTTCCGCCAAGGTTCAAACCGAGACCTGA
- a CDS encoding tape measure protein, protein MATKSVSIRLSLQDGETVRRSLIQLGNDGQKALARIEGAAQPASKSLLAMNAASQDIQGGMAGFASRLGPIGSVMMALGPAGLAAGAAIGFFGKAMVESTIKVESLEARLKGLVGAAALTETTSYLYAQAQKTGTALETVVGAYSRLAALQKAGIITTGESRALLEGFQSTAIALGASSEQLEQSLFGLAQGLSSGTLRAEELNQIVEPMPGLLQALDRAAALPSGGFRQMVTQGKVTADFFRDTLIKALRGFDEAAKESADTAERSFTRMANAWQGFTNAPWLRKVLSGGANAGAATLESLTPGESTVKSRLADLDRRIAALGGEQALDKPLPAGTHSVVVQAVREENEELRRLLAERQDVAADLDEITRKRAGMEAHAKMERDRVRAEQREPTYIEKLSDLKFEVEWQEKLNAARAAGNAEFSRTKAQYEAAKGFRQIEKELFQQGGVYRTQPKEKEIKDLLAREAEAKGAGEMSAQAQAEVLGLNLQARGQERLAEAARTGGQAQIDAARSAKVLEFAFKNNGAAVAEYDRALRRIDAAELLEQKNGLIRTMGQEVAANDRLADSAKGSVADTILAERTNWLAEQASKGLSDANGDLAASYAQVQKSRANSEAARAVADLEREIDAQIRLAEAVRSSDRTKVRNVTIDNDVAKFARSHKLAEDDPKVDEYRAARSRQYAEAVKDEARQTTLAYDATLRFKDELAKLNEQRASGALSEEAYTRRYRELEQDKLAASRDWQDGAIRAVRAYADEASNAAASAERAMSGALRASEDAFVKWAMTGKLAGQDLFNSLAEEALRAAWRMSVVAPLFGGAGGGIFGGMIASIGSFFSGTASGGASSGGAAPVPDTGNFAIAHTGGLIGLDRLDTRSYSASVFSNAPKFHGGGLVAGERPIVARVGEGVFTPRQMDNADRILNAALSQPASVGVVVTVNNHASGTQARAEQSQGADGRIHLDIIVEEIEGRMSRRIGCGEGMAPMLEHRYGLNPAAGTYR, encoded by the coding sequence ATGGCAACCAAATCCGTCTCCATCCGTCTGTCCCTGCAGGACGGCGAAACCGTTCGGCGGAGCCTGATCCAACTGGGTAACGACGGCCAGAAGGCGCTGGCCAGGATTGAAGGGGCGGCGCAACCGGCGTCGAAGTCGCTGCTGGCGATGAATGCCGCCAGCCAGGATATCCAGGGCGGCATGGCGGGGTTTGCTTCCCGGCTTGGCCCCATCGGCTCGGTGATGATGGCGTTGGGTCCGGCCGGGCTGGCGGCGGGCGCGGCTATCGGCTTCTTCGGCAAGGCCATGGTGGAGTCCACCATCAAGGTGGAAAGCCTGGAGGCCCGGCTGAAGGGGCTGGTCGGCGCCGCCGCCCTGACCGAAACCACCAGCTATCTCTATGCCCAGGCGCAGAAGACCGGCACGGCGCTGGAAACGGTGGTCGGGGCCTATTCCCGGCTGGCGGCGTTGCAGAAGGCCGGGATCATCACCACCGGCGAAAGCCGCGCCTTGCTGGAAGGGTTTCAGTCCACCGCCATCGCGCTGGGTGCCTCGTCCGAGCAGTTGGAGCAATCGCTGTTCGGTCTGGCCCAGGGGCTGTCGTCGGGCACGCTCCGCGCCGAGGAACTCAACCAGATCGTCGAACCCATGCCGGGCCTGCTGCAGGCACTGGACCGAGCCGCCGCTCTGCCCTCGGGCGGGTTCCGCCAGATGGTCACCCAGGGCAAGGTCACGGCGGATTTTTTCCGCGACACCCTGATCAAGGCGTTGCGGGGCTTCGACGAGGCCGCCAAGGAAAGCGCCGATACCGCCGAGCGGTCCTTCACCCGCATGGCCAATGCCTGGCAGGGATTTACCAACGCTCCCTGGCTGCGCAAGGTTCTGTCGGGCGGAGCCAATGCCGGGGCGGCGACGCTGGAATCGCTGACGCCGGGGGAATCGACGGTCAAGTCGCGGCTGGCCGATCTGGACCGCCGCATCGCCGCCCTGGGGGGCGAGCAGGCACTCGATAAGCCGTTGCCGGCGGGCACCCATTCCGTGGTGGTGCAGGCGGTCAGGGAGGAAAACGAGGAACTGCGCCGCCTGCTGGCCGAGCGCCAGGATGTCGCCGCCGATCTCGACGAGATCACCCGCAAGCGGGCGGGCATGGAAGCCCATGCCAAGATGGAGCGCGACCGGGTAAGGGCCGAGCAGCGCGAGCCGACCTATATCGAGAAGCTGTCGGATCTCAAATTCGAGGTGGAATGGCAGGAGAAGCTGAATGCGGCCCGCGCCGCCGGCAACGCCGAATTCTCCCGCACCAAGGCCCAATACGAGGCGGCCAAGGGCTTTCGCCAGATCGAGAAGGAGCTGTTCCAGCAAGGTGGCGTCTATCGCACCCAGCCCAAGGAAAAGGAGATCAAGGATCTGCTGGCCCGCGAGGCCGAGGCCAAGGGGGCGGGAGAGATGTCCGCCCAGGCCCAGGCCGAGGTGCTGGGATTGAACCTCCAGGCCCGTGGACAGGAGCGTCTGGCCGAAGCCGCCCGCACCGGGGGACAGGCCCAGATCGACGCGGCACGATCCGCCAAGGTGCTGGAGTTCGCCTTCAAGAATAACGGCGCGGCGGTGGCCGAATACGATCGGGCGCTGCGCCGCATCGATGCCGCCGAACTGTTGGAGCAGAAGAACGGCCTGATCCGCACCATGGGGCAGGAAGTCGCCGCCAATGATCGCCTCGCCGATTCCGCCAAAGGCTCGGTGGCCGACACCATCCTGGCGGAACGGACCAACTGGCTGGCCGAACAGGCCTCCAAGGGGCTGAGTGATGCCAATGGCGACTTGGCTGCCTCCTACGCCCAGGTGCAGAAGTCCCGCGCCAACAGCGAAGCCGCCCGTGCCGTTGCCGATCTGGAGCGCGAGATCGACGCCCAGATACGGCTGGCGGAGGCGGTGCGCAGCAGTGATCGCACCAAAGTCCGTAACGTCACCATCGACAACGACGTCGCCAAATTCGCCCGCAGCCACAAGCTGGCCGAGGATGATCCCAAGGTCGATGAGTACCGGGCGGCCCGGTCCCGCCAATACGCCGAAGCGGTCAAGGACGAGGCCCGACAAACCACTCTGGCCTATGACGCCACCCTGCGGTTCAAGGATGAACTGGCCAAGCTCAACGAGCAGCGGGCCAGCGGCGCCTTGTCGGAGGAGGCTTACACCCGCCGCTATCGGGAATTGGAGCAGGACAAGCTGGCCGCCAGCCGCGACTGGCAGGACGGAGCCATCCGGGCGGTGCGGGCCTATGCCGACGAAGCCAGCAATGCCGCAGCCAGTGCCGAACGTGCCATGTCCGGAGCCTTGCGGGCCAGCGAGGACGCCTTCGTCAAATGGGCCATGACCGGCAAGCTGGCCGGGCAGGATCTGTTCAACAGCCTAGCCGAGGAGGCCCTGCGCGCCGCCTGGCGCATGTCGGTGGTGGCGCCGCTGTTCGGCGGGGCCGGTGGCGGTATCTTCGGCGGCATGATCGCCAGCATCGGCAGTTTCTTTTCTGGGACCGCTTCGGGCGGCGCCAGTTCCGGCGGTGCGGCGCCGGTGCCCGATACCGGCAACTTCGCCATCGCCCATACCGGCGGCTTGATCGGTCTCGACCGGCTCGATACTCGTTCATACAGCGCGTCGGTGTTTTCCAATGCGCCGAAATTCCACGGCGGCGGTCTGGTGGCTGGCGAACGCCCCATCGTCGCTCGCGTCGGCGAGGGGGTCTTCACGCCCCGGCAGATGGATAATGCCGACCGCATCCTGAACGCCGCCCTGTCGCAGCCAGCGTCAGTGGGCGTGGTGGTCACGGTCAACAATCATGCGTCGGGCACCCAGGCCCGCGCCGAGCAATCTCAGGGGGCGGATGGCCGCATCCATCTCGACATCATCGTTGAGGAGATTGAAGGCCGCATGAGCCGCCGCATCGGTTGCGGCGAGGGCATGGCCCCGATGCTGGAGCATCGCTATGGGCTGAACCCGGCGGCAGGGACCTATCGATGA